In Nymphalis io chromosome 13, ilAglIoxx1.1, whole genome shotgun sequence, one genomic interval encodes:
- the LOC126772788 gene encoding peripheral plasma membrane protein CASK isoform X4, with product MLCYALLQAHDVVAREVYGEESLRASPPPVNGRAQPPTEEEDDTEPEFENVTRVRLVQFQKNTDEPMGITLKLADDGRCIVARIMHGGMIHRQATLHVGDEIKEINGTPVANQSVAQLQRMLREARGSVTFKIVPSYRSAPPPCELFRIKPSPVLIFVRAQFDYDPLEDELIPCAQAGIAFNTGDILQIISKDDAHWWQARKDASGGSAGLIPSPELQEWRAACAAAERSNTDQVNCSIFGRKKKQAKDKYLAKHNAVFDQLDVVTYEEVVKLPSFQRKTIVLLGAHGVGRRHIKNTLIARHPDQYAYPIPHTTRPPRTDEENGRHYYFVTHDEMMADIAANEYLEYGTHEDAMYGTKLETIRRIHSERRIAILDVEPQALKILRTAEFAPYVVFVAAPSLNNVADYDGSLEVLARESDQLRRTYGHYFDMSIVNNDIDDTLAQLEAALARMRSSPQWVPVSWVY from the exons GCCCTATTACAAGCACACGACGTGGTCGCGCGTGAGGTGTACGGCGAAGAGTCGCTACGTGCTTCCCCGCCTCCTGTCAACGGCAGAGCTCAGCCTCCGACCGAAGAAGAGGATGACACCGAACCTGAGTTTGAAAACGTGACCAGAGTGCGCCTCGTACAGTTCCAGAAAAACACCGATGAACCTATG GGTATAACGTTGAAGCTAGCAGATGACGGTCGGTGCATCGTGGCACGCATTATGCACGGTGGCATGATTCACAGACAAGCTACATTGCACGTTGGCGATGAAATCAAGGAAATCAACGGGACGCCCGTCGCTAACCAGTCTGTTGCACAACTTCAAAGGATGCTG CGAGAGGCTCGCGGCTCAGTAACGTTCAAGATAGTACCGTCGTATCGATCAGCTCCTCCACCTTGTGAG CTATTCCGGATAAAGCCTTCGCCCGTGCTA aTATTTGTAAGAGCTCAATTCGACTATGATCCTCTTGAAGATGAGCTGATACCTTGTGCTCAAGCAGGCATAGCCTTTAACACCGGAGATATATTGCAG ATTATAAGCAAAGATGATGCTCATTGGTGGCAAGCTAGGAAAGATGCTTCAGGAGGTTCCGCTGGTCTCATCCCAAGCCCAGAACTGCAGGAATGGAGAGCAGCTTGTGCAGCGGCAGAAAGATCTAACACTGATCAAG TCAATTGTTCGATATTTGGACGAAAGAAAAAACAAGCTAAGGATAAATATTTGGCGAAACACAATGCCGTCTTCGATCAGCTCGATGTTGTTACTTATGAAGAAGTTGTTAAGCTTCCCT CTTTCCAACGAAAAACCATAGTTCTTTTGGGTGCACATGGAGTTGGTCGTCGTCATATCAAGAATACGCTCATTGCGCGTCATCCCGACCAATATGCCTATCCCATACCAC atACGACTAGACCACCCCGTACTGATGAAGAAAACGGCAGACATTACTACTTCGTTACACACGATGAAATGATGGCCGATATTGCTGCTAATGAATACTTAGAATAtg GAACTCACGAAGACGCAATGTACGGAACTAAACTGGAAACCATCCGTCGTATCCACTCGGAGCGTCGTATCGCCATTCTGGACGTGGAGCCTCAAGCGTTGAAGATCTTACGCACTGCGGAGTTCGCGCCTTACGTCGTGTTCGTCGCTGCACCATCTTTGAACAACGTCGctgat TACGATGGGTCTTTGGAAGTTCTGGCTCGGGAGTCCGACCAGCTGCGCCGGACGTACGGCCACTACTTCGACATGTCCATCGTCAACAACGACATCGACGACACGCTCGCCCAGCTGGAGGCCGCGCTCGCGAGGATGCGTTCCTCGCCGCAGTGGGTTCCCGTGTCTTGGGTGTATTGA